Sequence from the Rhizobium tumorigenes genome:
GCGCTGGGTAAACTCCAGCCCGCAACGGTCGATATAAGCGCGGTCCACGCGTGCGCTGGAGCCGGGGTCGATGATCTTCTCGCCGTCCCAGAAGACTGCATGCCCGGTGTCGGGGACTGTCGGGGAGACAACGCCGATGATCCCAGGCTTGTCCCACAGCATGTAGATGCCGCTGAGAAGAACGAGGCCGCAAGCGTTGGCGACGCCGCGCATGATGGAGTGGCTCATCGGCCCGCCCAGGGGGAACCGGGGGTCGCTTTTGGTCGCCATGTCCTGGATGTCTTCGTAGGTCCTGCCGGAAAACATCGCCAGCGCACAGATCAGGCAGTCGTCGTCGGTTCTCTGGTAGACAGCCGGTTTCCCCGTATGGGCACAGGTGACATCGGAGGTGGAGGTCGCGCGCAGCATGCGATCTTTCAAGGCGCCCTCGAAGGCGGCGAACAGCTTGGTCGTCGCCTGTTTTTTATAGGGGAAGACCTTTTCGGAATCCATCGAGTGGACGATCATGGCGACGTCCGCTTCGAACATCAGCAGCCGTCCGTCTGACAACTCGGCACAATCGATGGCGAAGTAGTCGAGCCCGAAGCGGCGATGCAGGGCATCAAAGGCCGCGGCGTGGCGGACGGCGAAGTCGGTGTCGAAACTGGCCATCCATCGGCCTTCTTCCTCGCGGCGTTCGGCGTGCTCAGCCATGCCGGCGCTGAGGTAGTGGACCATCCAGTGGTCGGAAATCGCCAGATGGCTGACATAGGCCTTGCCATTGATGAAGGCGATGCGCTGCTTGCGGAACTTTCCGTCCGTATCACTGTAGTCGATGAAAGGCGTCAGGTAGAATTCGGTGTCGGCGTGCGCGGCGAGATAGCCCGAAAGCTCCCAGCGGGCCGAGATTTTCTCCATGCCCTTGCCGGCATGCGTGCCGTGTGGCCGGACGATGATCGGAAAGCTCGTTGCGTCGAGGATGGAGCCCAGTTCGATTTCGCCAGCGGCGAGCCGCTGAAGCTTCTGACGATCGACGCGAACGGTTGCCGGCGCGAGAACCCAGCGCTCGTCCCTGAAGGCATTTGAAACGCCGTCCCTGGAAAGATCCATGATGGACTGCGGCGCATTGTTCAGTATCGGTCCTGACCAGTCGCGCAAAAGCCGCTTGAGGTTTTCGAGCACCGGGAGATTGTCCGTGGATTCACCGACTGCGACAAAGGCGACGTCGTGTGCGGGGATATCGGAGAGATCCTGGGTTTCCGCGTCGATATAATAGAGCAGGAGGTTGGTATCGGAATGCTCGAGCAGAAACTCGATCGGCGTATTTGCCATGAAATCGCCAGCCGTCATGAACACCAGGATGTCCAGGCCTGTACCCTTGCCGTTCTGGATCCGATAATGGCGGCTGATGTCGAGTGCAGCCTTCTGGCTGATGACTGCCTTTTCCTTCTCTCCCACCGTATGCAGGACGATCGAGGCATCCATAAAGGCGGCAGCATCGCCGAGATCGGCGGAAGCCCGCTCCAGCAGTTGGTTCCAGAGGGGTGTGATATCTCTCTGCTCATAGATCGCCCGCACGATCGGCGCCTTGCCGATGATCAGGTTGGGGTCCGCAAATGTCTGGATCTGAGCCGCTGCACCAATCAAACTCTCAAGCCTTCCACTATGCGGCGCGCCCCGCCTTGCCGGCGCGGTTCCGCTTTCAGATACATGTTGCCATGATATTCGCTCCCCGTGCTTGCGCGAGCCTTGTCCGGGCTACCTGGACCTGACGAACGATGAGATGAGTGCGTTTCGAAGCGCGCGCCAGGACCGTTCGCGATTCGCAAAGTCAGCCCTCCCCGCACATCCCGGTCGTAAGGCTCAGGCGCGCGAAATGCGTCTTCCGGGTGACTATTACAAAACGTAGTCGTGCTAGCCGTTTTCTAAATGTGTTTTAACAGCCGCGTCGCCAGAAATCGGCTTCTCCGGCGGACCCGTTTGGCGAGACGGAAGTTGTGCGGCCGCACCCTTTCGCCATAGCCTTGGTCCACGGGCGAAAGCTCCGGATAAAACAGGCTCCCACCTAGCAGGCTTCAGACCGTATCGACCGTCTCGATATAAGCGACCTGCACCGAAGAAATGGATTTTAAAGATGATGATTAAGGGTCTTCTCCTTGCATCGGCTGCCGCCCTCTCGGCATTCTCGGCTGCCAATGCGGCGGACGCAATTGTTGCAGCTGAGCCGGAACCGCTCGAATACGTTCGTATTTGCGATGCCTACGGCGCCGGCTACTTCTACATTCCAGGCACGGAAACCTGCCTGAAGATCGGTGGCATGGTTCGTACCGAAGGCGAGTGGAAAGATGCCTACCAGCCTGATCACAAGATCGGCACGCTTTGGCACACCCGCGCTGAACTCAGCCTCGACACTGCCAGCGATACCGAATACGGCGCGCTGAAGACCGACATGGTCATGCGTTGGGACTCGCAGGAAGGCAATAACTCGACCAAGCTGCTGTTTGCCAATATCAGCCTCGGCGGCTTCCTCGTCGGCAAGGCCGACTCGCAGTTCTCGTCCTATCCAGGCTACGCTGGCGACATCATCCAGGACGACGTGGTTTCCTACGGCCCTGGACCAACGAACACCGAACTCAACCAGCTGACCTACACGTTTGATCCGGGCAATGGCTTCACGGCCGTCGCTTCGATCGAAGACAGCAATTCGAGCGGCGACAGCTTGTACGACTCCAGCTTCACCCAGAGCAACGGCAAAAGCTGGCAGATCTCCAAGAATGACCAGTACGTTCCAGACGGCGTCCTGGGCTTCGGCTTCAAGTCGGGCGCATGGGGCATCAAGGTTGTCGGCGGCTACGACTCGATCGTTGAAGAAGGCGCCATCAAGGCTCGCGTCGATGCCGATTTTGGCACCTTCTCGGCATTCCTGATGGGCGGTTGGAACACAGACGGCGACAAGCTCAACAAGTATGCTTCGGGCTATGTGACCGACGGCGCTTGCCCTGCGAACAAGGAAGAGCTTTGCGGCTGGGGTGATTGGGCAGTCTGGGGCGGTGGTTCTGCAACCATCAACGACAAGCTCAAGGCCAACGTTCAGGTCGCCTACACAGACTCGAAGATCTTTGCCGCTGCTGCGAACGTCAAGTTCCAGCCAGTCAAGGGCCTGACAGTCGAGCCTGAAGTCGAATACACCAACTGGGATTCGACAAACGAACACTCCTGGGCTGGTATCCTGCGTTTCCAGCGCAGCTTCTGATAGACAGCTTCTTTAAAGCAGTCTGAGCATGGCCCGGCTTCTGTCGGGCCATGCTTTTTTGTCGCTCACAAAGCATTGCCGGCGTGCCACCGGGGCGGGTTTGCTGAACGCCATGACGCAAGCCGTTTTATTAATGTGCACAAGCAGCCACGTCTCCCAGAAGATGTGATCGTGGTCCTGCTGCTAGCGCAGGAATGCGTTGCCGAAAACTTTCGCTAGGCTAACAGTACTGATGCTACGCACAGCATCCCTGCCGCTCAACGTAGCACACCAATTGGATTGACCTCCAATGGCGGAGGCCTGGTCTCCCTGGCCAGGCCTCTTTCTCCCCCGCTAGATCTGGGTGAAACTCAGGCCCTCTGCAAGGCTGCCTCCAACGGTCTGTTGGCTAAAGGGCGGCCGGCTGCGCCGTAAATGACCAAAATTCCCCGCCGAAACCACCTTAACCCCGCTGAAATATATATTCGGTAAAATGCATAAACAGCGGCGGGAGATGTATTCCGACGATAGGCATGAAGCCATTTTCCGTCTCCGGGAGTAGCTCCGTGCAATCACTGGGCCGAAATCGCGCCAAGGTCGAAGCAATCCTCTGGATTGCGGCATTTCTGGTGATCTACGGATTGGCCGTTCACTACAACGGGCACGAGGCTCTCGATGCGTTTTTTCGCGCAAACGAAAAATACGATTTCGATGAGTTCTTCACCGCCCTGAATATCGCCGGCGCCCTGGGCCTAGTCTATTCCCTCATACGCATAAAGGATATGGCGGAAGAAATTCGCCGGAGACATGCCGCCGAGAAAAATGTCGACTGGATTGCCTGCCACGATCCCCTGACCGAGCTCCCCAACAGGCGTTTTCTCGGAGCGGATGTGGCGACGCGAGAAAACCTTGCCTGCAAGGATGGATATGCAGTCTTCAGCATCGACCTCGATGGCTTCAAGAAGATCAACGACCTTCTCGGCCACGATTACGGCGATCAGGTGCTGAAGATCGTGGCGGAGCGGCTCCGCTACATTTTTCCGGATGCCAATGTCTACCGTCTGGGTGGCGACGAGTTCCTCGTCATCACGGAGAGAATGGGAAATCCCGATCTTGTCGCGGTGGGAAACCGCATCGTCAGCAATATCTCGAAGCCGATATCAATCAACGCTGCAAACGTCGACGTGGGTGCCAGCGTCGGCATCGCGCGGATCCCCGAGGACGGCGCCACCTTGGCGGAGGCTATCCAGCAATCCGACTGCGCGATGTATGCCGCGAAGAAAAGAGGTCGCAACGGCGTCCGGGTCTTTGT
This genomic interval carries:
- a CDS encoding ATP-grasp domain-containing protein, which produces MIGAAAQIQTFADPNLIIGKAPIVRAIYEQRDITPLWNQLLERASADLGDAAAFMDASIVLHTVGEKEKAVISQKAALDISRHYRIQNGKGTGLDILVFMTAGDFMANTPIEFLLEHSDTNLLLYYIDAETQDLSDIPAHDVAFVAVGESTDNLPVLENLKRLLRDWSGPILNNAPQSIMDLSRDGVSNAFRDERWVLAPATVRVDRQKLQRLAAGEIELGSILDATSFPIIVRPHGTHAGKGMEKISARWELSGYLAAHADTEFYLTPFIDYSDTDGKFRKQRIAFINGKAYVSHLAISDHWMVHYLSAGMAEHAERREEEGRWMASFDTDFAVRHAAAFDALHRRFGLDYFAIDCAELSDGRLLMFEADVAMIVHSMDSEKVFPYKKQATTKLFAAFEGALKDRMLRATSTSDVTCAHTGKPAVYQRTDDDCLICALAMFSGRTYEDIQDMATKSDPRFPLGGPMSHSIMRGVANACGLVLLSGIYMLWDKPGIIGVVSPTVPDTGHAVFWDGEKIIDPGSSARVDRAYIDRCGLEFTQRARDLAPLIQHETQISYIAGAVAVDEPIL
- a CDS encoding porin, with product MMIKGLLLASAAALSAFSAANAADAIVAAEPEPLEYVRICDAYGAGYFYIPGTETCLKIGGMVRTEGEWKDAYQPDHKIGTLWHTRAELSLDTASDTEYGALKTDMVMRWDSQEGNNSTKLLFANISLGGFLVGKADSQFSSYPGYAGDIIQDDVVSYGPGPTNTELNQLTYTFDPGNGFTAVASIEDSNSSGDSLYDSSFTQSNGKSWQISKNDQYVPDGVLGFGFKSGAWGIKVVGGYDSIVEEGAIKARVDADFGTFSAFLMGGWNTDGDKLNKYASGYVTDGACPANKEELCGWGDWAVWGGGSATINDKLKANVQVAYTDSKIFAAAANVKFQPVKGLTVEPEVEYTNWDSTNEHSWAGILRFQRSF